The sequence GTGCACGGCGCGATGGCGTTCCGCCCACATGGACCACGCGATCTCCGCCTGCTCGTGCACGAGCCGCGGCGCGGATACCGCGTCGACGGGCGTGCGCAGCGCATACGTTGCGGCGAATTCGCGGGAGCAGACGGGCACGAAGGTGCGGCCGTCCAGGTAATCGCTTCGAATGCCTTCCCATGAACCGTCGCCGTAGCGGATCGCCGCGTCGAGCCCGAACGGAAACACGTCGCCGTGGGCCAGATGGCGGCGAAAGCTCAGCGTGACGCCCGGCGCGCCGGCCAGAAAGCGCGCGAGCCGCGGCACGAGCCACTTCGTCGTGAAGGTCGGCACGCTCGCGATCGTCAACAGGTCGCTGTTCTCGCGCGCGCTCAGCAATTCGATCGACGCATTGCCGATCTCGCGCAGCGGGCCGATCACGCGCGCGTGATAGACCTGTCCGGCACGCGTGAGCGCGAGGTTGCGCCCCTCGCGCACGAACAGCTTGACGCCGAACAGCGCCTCGAGATTCGCGATCTGCCGGCTGACCGCACTCGGCGTCAGGCCGAGCTCGCGGGCCGCATACGAGAAGTTCAGGTACTTCACCGAACTCGCGAACGCGTGCAGTTCCGCGACGTTCGGAAACAGGTGCTTCATGGCGAGCTATTCCTTCCACGCACAGATCGATGCGGGCGTTGTACGTTTTTTTCATGACGATGCCATGTCGCCTCCGCACACTGCGCCTGTCACGACAAGGCCTGCCGGTCGCATCCGGCGGACCTCGTGCGGCCTGTTCCGTTTCCGTCAGCGAGCCTGTCCATGCATCCGTCAACCACCCCGGCCGTCGCCGCTGGTGTTCCGATTCGTCGCAACAAATGGCCGCGCGCGACGGCGGGGCGCCTGCTGCTGCGGGCGCTCGCCGCGGCGTTCTGCCTCTACCTCGCGCTACCGATCGCGCTGCTGCTGATCGGCTCGGTCGGCGAGTCGTGGACGAATACGCTGCTGCCGACGGGTGTCACGTCTCACTGGTTCGTGGATCTCGCGACGAAT comes from Burkholderia pyrrocinia and encodes:
- a CDS encoding LysR substrate-binding domain-containing protein codes for the protein MKHLFPNVAELHAFASSVKYLNFSYAARELGLTPSAVSRQIANLEALFGVKLFVREGRNLALTRAGQVYHARVIGPLREIGNASIELLSARENSDLLTIASVPTFTTKWLVPRLARFLAGAPGVTLSFRRHLAHGDVFPFGLDAAIRYGDGSWEGIRSDYLDGRTFVPVCSREFAATYALRTPVDAVSAPRLVHEQAEIAWSMWAERHRAVHMNALAGPRFEQYSVLIQAAQAGLGLALVPRFLIDDNLATGALVEPFDAPVDVDAQGHYLCYAPERLDTSAALRRFREWMLDECANG